The following nucleotide sequence is from Rubrobacter radiotolerans DSM 5868.
TATCCTCGGTGAAGTTGTGGAGCCCCACGAGCGTGCCTAGAGGGTGGGACCGGATATACGTCAGGACGTGCGGGTGGCCGGTCTCAAGGACATGCGTCGGGGCGGCGGCGTTCAGGTGCGGCGTCCGCTTTCTTGCAGCGACGAGCTCCACGACGCCCCGGAAGACGCGGCCCTCGACGCCCCGGGGGTCGCTACGGCGTCCGGCCTTCTTCCAGTCCATCGGCGGGCGGTGCATCCAGCGGTTGTCCCGGGCCTTTCTCGGGTCTTTGAGGTAGGAGCGGTCGTTTGTGAGGGAGATCTCATCCCCCATGTACATCAGCGGGACGCCGCCGTAGCCGAACATCAGCGCGTACCCGAGAAGGATGCGCCCGACCGCAAGGTCGAGGAGTCTCTCGTCGTTTGCTTCGAGGGCGGCCTCCACTCCGGCGAGGGACGCAAGGGTGCCGCTGATCCTCCGGTCCCCGGTCAGCGGGTTCTCCTGGTAGACCGCGCCCCGGGCGTGCGAGCCGGGGAACGAGCCGGAGTAGTAGTCCGAGAGAAACGCGCGGTGGGCGAAACCCGAGAGCCCTACGGCGGCGGCGTCCTCGTCCGTTATGGCCCACCCGATGTCGTCGTGGCCCCTCAGGTACGTTGCCCACGCCGTCCCCGAGGGCTTCTCCGGGAAGCGCGCAAGGGCCCGGCTCGCGAGGCGAACGTCCCGGCTCGCCAGGGACGACCAGTAGTGGACCATCAGGCTGTTGTGGTAGGCGAGGTCGGACTCCCGGCCGTGGCGCTCTCCGGTGCCGAGGTAGTGGACGAGGTCGTCGGGGGAGACGATGGCCTCGGCCTTGTGGACGACCGCCGGGCAGACGATGCGGCTGCACGCCCGGAGCGCCTGCAGGAGGTCGTGGGCCTCGGGCTGGTTCTGGCAGTCCGTCCCGAGCCGCTTCCAGAGAAACGCCACCGCGTCGAGCCGGAAGACCTCGACCCCGGTGTTCGCCAGGTAGAGAAGAACCCCCGCCATCTCGCAGAACACCTTCGGGTTCGACCAGTCAAGGTCCCACTGGTAGCTCTCGAAGGTCGTCCAGACCCAGCGTCCCATCTCGGCGTCGTAGGTGAAGCTCCCCGGAGAGGTCTCGGGAAAGACCTCCGGGAGCGTGGCCTCGTAGGCGTCGGGGAGTTTTCGGTCGGGGAAGGTCAGGTACATCTCTTGGTACTCCTGCTCCCCGGCGCGCGCCTTTGCTGCCCACTCGTGCTCGCGGGCGGTGTGGTTCAGGACAAGGTCGAGGCAGAGGCTTATCCCGGCCTCGCGCAGCGAGCGGCAGACCTCCCTCAGGTCGTCGAGCGTCCCGAGGCGCGGCTCGACCTTCCGGTAGTCCGAAACGGCGTAGCCGCCGTCGTTCTCGCCTTTGCGCGTTGCAAGGAGCGGCATCAGGTGCAGGTAGGTTACGCCGAGCTCCCGGAGGTACGGAAGCCTCTCCGGAAGGCTCTTCAAATCGCCCGAGAAGAGGTCGGTGTAGAGGACGTAGCCGACCGTCCGCTCGTCCTGAAACCAGCCCGGCT
It contains:
- a CDS encoding alpha-amylase family protein; its protein translation is MKERALTAAGEWLLGLPERDRDIFLVRLSRYWRDLVEGLRPPYGGREDFEAFVIGLVESLTESYVARPEDLKKLDLRRMLEPGWFQDERTVGYVLYTDLFSGDLKSLPERLPYLRELGVTYLHLMPLLATRKGENDGGYAVSDYRKVEPRLGTLDDLREVCRSLREAGISLCLDLVLNHTAREHEWAAKARAGEQEYQEMYLTFPDRKLPDAYEATLPEVFPETSPGSFTYDAEMGRWVWTTFESYQWDLDWSNPKVFCEMAGVLLYLANTGVEVFRLDAVAFLWKRLGTDCQNQPEAHDLLQALRACSRIVCPAVVHKAEAIVSPDDLVHYLGTGERHGRESDLAYHNSLMVHYWSSLASRDVRLASRALARFPEKPSGTAWATYLRGHDDIGWAITDEDAAAVGLSGFAHRAFLSDYYSGSFPGSHARGAVYQENPLTGDRRISGTLASLAGVEAALEANDERLLDLAVGRILLGYALMFGYGGVPLMYMGDEISLTNDRSYLKDPRKARDNRWMHRPPMDWKKAGRRSDPRGVEGRVFRGVVELVAARKRTPHLNAAAPTHVLETGHPHVLTYIRSHPLGTLVGLHNFTEDTQYMNAGLLRHQGMEEFYDRISASPLRPDWKDDLVLSPYGSLWVTAPPKPDPHIH